CGTAGCCCATGCATCGCTCGATGAGTCAGATCACGTGTGAGGCCGGTGCTCGCAAGGTTGAAACCGTTGAGCAACTCGGTGGTCACATCATTGACTTTGGCGGCCGAACCCAAGTCGATCCAAATCACAGGACATAGGTCGGCCTCTACACCGTCCGATGGATAGTGGACGGGACGCCCCCGACGGTCGTGCAGCGCATCATGGGTCCATTCCACATATCGTCTCTGTGCCCACCGCAGCATGAACGTGCTCTTGCCAACGTAGTTCGGTCCGGTCAACACGACGATCTGTTTGGCGCCCGGACCTTCCAGCATGTTGTCCCGGACGGTCCGGTCAAGAGCATGCTCGATCTCGGTAAACGCCGCTGTCGGAAGGTAGAGCCGGGCGAGCCACGCCTCGAGTTGCTCGATATAAGCATTTCGCGCCTGGTCTGACATGGCGTTCAGTTGCTTGGACGATCGGCTGGGAGGCGCGTGCGGTAGCTCTTTGACGCAGTTGTCGTGCCACTCCTGCGAGTCCATCGCCTACTCGGTCTCCAGCAAGTTGTCCCACGCCCGCCTGATCGACGAAGTCGGCACCGTCCGCGGTGCGATGCTGCGCACGGGATGGGCGCGTTCCTGGGCAGCTTCCGCCTCGGCATGATCGATACGCGACTGTTCGACCCGTTGTGCCGCAGCAGCCGTCTTGCGGCGATCCGCTTTCGATTTTGCCGACGTGAGTTCGCCGAGTTCGTTGATGATCAGTTGGGTTGTCAATCCGCGCTTGAACACATGGTTGCCGCCGCGGCGCCTGATCTTCCGACAGAGCTCGTCGAGGATGACGTCGGTCATCGGTGCGTCAGCTTTACTACGGCCGACCCATTCGATGGGCTCGATCCTGTCGGTGGATTCGTCATGAAACCATATGCGCGACAGATCGTTTGGATCGTAGAAGAACGGTGCGGCCCGGTCCCTTTCGCGAAATCGGCCCACCTCGACGTAGCGCAACGGCTCGAAGACAAGCGGGTTTTCGTATCGGAGGTTGGAGAATTCGACTCCCGCTGGTCCGATGGTGCCCCACTTGATCGGTAGGAACTGGTAGATCAGGTCGTGCCGCTGGGGGACGTCGATACGACCCGTGGCTTCGACCATGACGTCCCATAGGTCGAGTGGACACATCTTGGCGGCCTCGACGCCCGGCTGAATGAGACCGTCGTGTCCGTGTCTGTGGTAATCAAGCGCAATGAACTTTCGCAGGTGTAGTTGCAGTTCGCGAGCCGTCAACAGCGGCTCATCGGCGACGAGTCGCCCCCGCTCAGACACGTTCCGCCCCTTGTAGCCCGGAATCTGCTGCAAGCCACGTTGGATCGTCTCATGCCACCGCTCGACCTGCGGGTTGTCGGTGGGGTTTCCCGGGCGGCTGAGCAACAGGTCGATCTGAAGGTCGCGCAGAAGTGCACGGAAGTGCACGCTCGTGAAGATCGCGGCGTTGTCGCAATGAATCGCATCCGGCATCACAGACGGGATGGGGTGCTCGCCCTGCAACGTGTCGAAGTCGACCTCCAAGTCTTGACGCCACACCTTGACCACCGCACTCGAAAGGTCGACCGTTTCAGGCAGGCCGACCCATCTCCAATCGCTGACGGTCGTGCCTGCGACGAGCATCGAGAACGGCCTGCAGACGTCATAGAGGAGTAGTCCCGCTTCGAAGCCATTCGCGCTCATCGGGACCACCCGGAGCGCCAGGACCACGCGTGTGGCGACGTCGATAGCGGTGATGATCTCAACGCTGAGCGGCCTACCGTTGAAGGTGTCGTATACGAGATTGTCGGCTCGCGTGACATCAATCGCTACCACTTGGCCGGGCCGAACGCCTGGGTATTGTGTTGAACCTGAGGCTGTTTGCAGCTTCTTTGTACGCTGCGACCTGGTGGTCTCACCTCTCTGGTGCTTCAAGTTCGAGAGGAACTTCTGCGTCGTGCGCTGCGGCGCGTGGTAGTCGTCAATGCCTGCGTTACGGAGCTTGACCAGCACTCGTCTGTGCATCTCTTGGATCGCCAGATTCGATTTATCACCGTCCAGAGTCGCGAACTCTTCCTCAGCGATCGCGCGGTAGCGCGGATCGATGACTTCCCACGACAGGCTCTTGCGGATGTGCCGCCCATCGATCAATCCGAGCAGTCCCTTCTGCCTCCAGCTTCGCACCCAGTTTCTGATGGTGCTCTCGTTCGTCCCGACCGACGTCAGCTCGCCGTCTCGCAAGCGGCGCTGGACCTTACGGTCATTTCGACCCTCCTGAATGAGGACCGACGCCATTGCTACGGCCCGCTTCGACTCGGATACGCCAAACCCTGGACCGAACGGAGGGTATGGTTCGCCGGGTCGTCTGAGTTCAGGATGACCATCGCGGTATCCAGTCACGATCTCGAGAACAATTTCGAGTTTGTTGAGCGCGCGTTCGCGGGCTTTGTCGTCGAGGCTGTCCCAGAGCGGTCGGAGAGTCCGAGCGACGGCAACCGGCCGGCCATCGACGATATTCTGCACGAGCGGAAGATCGTTCCAGTCCCTATGCCGAATGTTGTTGAGACAGTCGCGAAGATCGACACCCGTAGGGTCGAAACGAACGACGAGCTCCGCACCCGTCTCCGTGAGCACCCGCGCTCCCTCGTAGAGAAATGTCCGGCCGGCGTTCATCGCAATACTTCGACAGATAGGCGCACAGACGTGTCCAGCCCCCACTGGCACGTCGTGTCGATACTCAAAGCCCCCTTCCAAACCATATGCCAAACAGACGATTTCAGTTCACCGCAGCCGTCGTCCGCGTCAAACAACGCTCCGAGGGTTGCTTCGTGACCGGAGACGAGGTCAACAATCTGGCGTTCATGAAATTGCAACCATGATGGCTCTCTTCTAAACCCGTTCAGCCACATGAGATTCAGCCGCTCAGCTTGAGCCATTTCGCCGAACACCTCATAGCGCCATCCCACAGCAGCGCACGCGTGCTCTGTGATGCGGCTCTGGGCCCTGAACTCGTCGTCCTGCTTTTCGGGTGCGCGTACGTCCCAGATAGTCACGCGCCCCTCGACATCAACGGTTAGAAGGTCGGGAGTGTGACGTCCAGGCAAACCTCTCCACGCGAGCCGGAATGGCTGCGAGACCATCCAGGCGACACGCGGGTCTCTGTCGAGTCTCCGGAAGAGGTCGTGCTCCAGTCCGGATTCGAGATGCACGCTCGCACCGTTAGTCATGGAGTGAGCCGTCACGGGTATATGGCGGCTGAAGGTGGACGAGACAATCCTTCGCATTGGTTCGAGACTGTGCACCGGCGGCGAGCTACTCCGCTGCCACATCCACACGATTTCGGTGCCCTGCAGCCTGAACGTCCACGTAAGCCCTGGCGCGCGCAATGCCAAGGCGTCAAGGAGATCGTCTTCATCGTCACTCGAAGGCATGGTTCGGACCTTTTCGTCGGTTCCCGCGCGCCAAGAAGGACAAGCCCCCGCGCGAGACCAGCGCGGACTATCTTACGTGGTCAAGACGACGGTGAATAGCACAAGTTGATTCTGCGAGGGTGTTGAAATGCGCTCTAGCCCAACCGATCTTCTAGTTTACGGGTAGCTATGTTAGGTCCGCGACACCAATTATTTTGAGCGGCGGATGCCACTCTACAGGCTCGTCGATCCCGAGGCGACGTAGATGCACCAGCGCCTGGTCTGGTTGCTGGGGCGCCGTCCGCGGCAGCGTTTCGTCGGCGGATTCGCCCCTGATCCTGAGCCAGTCCTGCCACTCGAGCCGAGCCGAGTAGACCAACTTCCTCCGACGCGCGTAGTCGATTTCTGAACCCTGAGTTACGAGATAGTCGCTCAGACTGATTAGCGTTCTGCATATAGAGTTCCAGCGCGGCAACGAATAGAGGAGCTCGAGTTGTTCATTCACGGTGCGGTGGGACGGGCGCGCAGACAACAGTTTCTCTGCACCACCGATCGTGATATTGCTGCCGACGATGAGCGTGGCGATCGATAGCGCGCGCCTCATATCCGCATCTACTGACGTATCCGCGAGCAGCTTCTCGCACCAGGTTGGCCACATCAATGCGGGTAGTGTCGCCGCGAAGCTCCAGTCATCGAGATAACTGCGCCGTGGGGCTTCGGGCGCTGGAGTTGCCGCGCGGTAGCGGAGTTCGCCCTGCGCTCCAAGCTGTTGCCTACTCGCCTTAATCGTGATCGCCGCAGCTAGCGCATCGTCGGTGCGACACCAGAGCAACTCGGTCTGGCGGGCTTTGGCGTCTTGGCTGTCTACCAGCCACCGAAGCCGGCTCGCTGATTCCTCAATGGTTTCGGCGCCTAAGACCTTGACAGCAACGGTTATCCCCACGGCGGCCTCAACGGTCCGCATCGATGGGTACGAATTCACCGCACTTCGTCCACGGCTCGGATTCGGTTCCGCGGAAAGTTCATCGAATGTGAATCCGCCTCCCAGTCTTGCTGCGGTTGCCAAGCCGTGGCGTGCCGCGAAGTTGATCGTTCGATTGGCCAGACTCCGGACCGCTTCCAGTGACTCACGACGCGATCGCGCCTGACGCGCAAGCACTCCGCCGCTCGGGCGGGCTCCGCTGAGAATCTTACCGATGAAGCGTTGCGCAACAACGACGTCGTGCTCGCTCCCAACCGCAGGGGTGGGCACCGACGTGAGATCGCAGCCGCACCGACATTTGGTCGGCATCGGAATGCTTGTGTAGTTCTGCCGACGCCGCTGATCCTCTCCACAACTCGGACATTGAGCAGCCAGCAACCGGCCGTGGGTTGTGCATGCGAATGACCAGCCCAACCGCCACACGAGCCGCCATCTGCCGCTCGACTCGTGTAGGCACTCGGGACAGAACCTCGACCCCGGTAACACGCCGAACGGGAATGTGCGGTCGGGTTCGTGTGAATCGGTGAGGACGGGCAGACCTTTGACGGCGTAGTCGTCGAGTGTCATCGTTGCGATGTCTTCGGCCGGGGTGCCCGTTAACACTTGAAGAGAGTCCAACTGGTACTGCGGCAGCCACCAAATCCATTGCGGCTTCGCGGCTATCGGTAGATGCAATTGGCGAGATACATCGCCGAGCGTAACTCCCATCACAGCCGCCGTCGCATCCAACCATGAATCGATGCACTCCCCTGACGCAGGCTTGACCCGCACAGGCAAGAGAGCGGCGGTCACCATTAGCCGGATCCCCATCTTGTGGCTCGATCCGGAAGGAGCCAGTCTGCTCGTAGCCGACTGCGCATACTTCAGGAAGCCACGTGCGGAGCGACGTGTCCGCCCTACTAGTGGTGCTGCGATCGCGCCGGTCTCAGCTAGGAACTATGGCGTCGCCGACTCGAGTGCGGCGAGGGCATTATCGCTATACGTTGACCCCGGTACGTTTACATCCACGAGCTGGGTGAGTTCGGACTGATCGAAGTAACCGACCCGGTCTCGAACCGCAAACGCAGCCGCATCCAAGCGGGACAGAAGGGCGAGAAACCCCCTGAGCCCTATGAGATTTCGGTGTCGATGTTCAATGGTATGCCGTCCACCGACGCCCGATTCGATCTCTCGAAGTTCAACATGCCGGCCACCGACCGCGTGGTGTTCAACCTCACCTTTCAAGCGCCACGGTTCAGATAGCACAACGGGGGAGGGTGAAAATCGGCCCCGGCGCGCCATGGGTAGCACGATCCAATGCCGCGCAATTGCTCGATATGGTGTTGGCAGCATATGGCTCTAAAGCCATACTTGTGGACATGGACGTCGACGGACCCTCGAGTTCTTCGACTGGCTGGACCGCACCGAAGACAAGGCCCGAAACGGGGACGAACCCCCAGACGGCTACTGGCCCGCGCAGTTGACGCGCTCAAACAACTGCGAACGCTCGAACAGGCACCGACCGAAGACACACCCGACCTAAGAGGAGTATGACAATCGAAGATTCGCCGGGCGCACAGCCCACCCCTTCGATCGCGAAATCGCCTTCCGCTTGATCTGCTTCTGGTTTCTACCGCACAGCACCACCGTCGTAGTTGCGCTCTTCGCCGCCGACAAAGCCCGCATGGGCGACGTCTTCTACAACAGCGTCGGAAGCCGGGCCGACGCCGCAATATCCATATGGCTTCACGAAACCAAGGAGGACCACGATGAGTGATGAAGGCAAGACGTTCCGTCGGATGAACAACAGGATCGACGAGCTGGTCGCAGATCCCCTCATCGCGGACAACGTGCGCAGCTACGCGGCTGAACGCGAAAACGTAAACCGGGTCTACGCCGAAGGTCTGGCCGACATCCGCCGCGCAGGAAACCTTACGCAACAACAGATCGCGGAGGCCTTGAGCACCGACCAAGGCACCGTGTCACGCATCGAGCGACGCCACGACCTTCTCCTATCGACGCTGCGCGACTATCTCAAAGCCGCAGGCATCGAGCATTCACGAATCGTCGTAGAACGCGACGGAGTCGAAATCAGCATCGACCTCGACACTTTCGCCCAGTAGTAAGAGACCACGACCTGCTTCAACTTGGCCAGCCTAGAGGTCGTCGACGATCAACGAGCGCGACATCAGCCACAAGGTGTCGGGATTGCCGTCGACGAGGTGCGCTCCTCGTCCGTGTTGGCGGCCTGGGCGGCCTCTCGTATGGCCAAACGCCGCAAAGCCGCTCGTTCGTTCATGTCGGCCCTCGCAGTCGGACCCCGAAGCACGCGTCCATCTTCGAGGACGATCCAGCCTGAAACCACCAACCACGGCAGGCTCTTGAGCACATCCGCCTCGCCGCGAAAGATTCGCTGCACTCGAGCATTTCGGAGGAAATCCGCAAACTCTTTGATGGTCGGGTTGTGTTTGTGCTTGTACCTAAACCTTGCGACCGCGCCAGCAACACGACGGCCCATGTCACGCGGCTGTCTAACTCGCAGCTTTTGTCCGGGTGATGCCAGGTAGGTTGGCCCAACGCGAAGCGACCGCGGCTCGTCCGAGTAGGCCAGCCAGCCGCGACCGGCAGCGCGCGCCATCAATGCCTCCATTCGCGGGTGCAAGCCGGGAAGCCTCTCTTGTTCAAGGAAATTCAACACGTCCGGTGAGTCGAAGACTTCCCTCCAGGAGGGGGCGGCAGCGCCCGAGCACCAACGCAGATAGAGCAGGTCACCGACAACTCGACCGAATCGATCGACATACTCGAGGCTTGGCGCAGGCGAGCAATCATGCAGTGTCTCAACCATTTCAACCTCGCAATCGGGTCTCCCGTGCCCTACTAGTAGTACTAGACGATACCGCACTGCGCCCGGAATCGGCGGCATTAACACGCTTGTGAAGACCGAAAGTTGCTGGCGTACAGTCAAAAACGCTTAGAGAGCCTGTTGTTTCGCGCGCCACTGCCGGACTATCGCGGTAGCCTCCGATCGACCGACTTTTCTGTCGCGGAAGCGCTCGTAGATGGTCCCGAGGCGGGGATCGATACGTCCGCCGTGCCCGATACAAAGGCCCGCCTCGCCCGGACTAATGCCACAACCTGCTAGTTCGACAGCAATGTCTGGACGCTGGCCATCACTGAGCCGGATCCACTTGATTACTAGAGATTCATCGTCTCCAAGACCGTTTAGTTGTGCTTCAGCCCACCGCTTGCTGAGTCCTGCGGCCTTTTTCAGTTCCCGTACGAAGTATCCACTCGCCGGTGCGGCGAGATGTTCTGGCCGCTGCGGAACGACAACATCGTCGAGTAGCGCCTGCAGGATCGGTGGATGCCATCGCGCAACCTTGTTCTGGCCCTTAACCTTCGACCGAGCTCGAGCCTTCGCAAGTTCACTCTCGAAACCTGTGTCGTCTTCGCCTGTCGCAAGCTCCGCCGAGTGGCCATACATCCCCGGACTGAGCGTCGCGTCTGGGTTTGGCCCAGTGCTGACGGTCCCAAACTCGCGCAGAAGGGCGCGGACGACCGGCGCCTCTAACTGGCTAGCCGCCGACTTCACGAACTCGCCGCGCCGATTCAACTCGGCGAGCAGCTGCCGAGGCGTCCAACCCAACTCACGGGCCAGTTCGCGCACTCGGACCTTCTGCCGTGGCGGAGGGTTTAGTTTCACCGGCTAACCAACTTGTTAAACAATTAGGGATCGTTTGTTAATTTCCGTTGCATCTCGACAACAAGAGTCTACTGCTTGGCCATGTTCGCGAAGCGGCTCAAATGCAGTTGGTGCGCAACGGTAATCGTCTTCGTCGGGCCGTTACGGTGCTTGCCGAGAATCAGGTCCGCTTCACCACCGCGCGGGTCGTCCCGCTCGAATGCATCCGGCCGATGCAAAAGTATGACCATATCGGCATCCTGCTCCAGCGACCCGCTTTCGCGCAGGTCAGACACCATTGGCTTCTTGTCCGTGCGCTGCTCCGGACCGCGGTTCAGCTGGCTGATCGCCACCACGGGGACGTCGAGTTCCTTGGCCATCAGCTTGAGGCTTCGCGAGAAATCCGACACCTCCTGTTGGCGCGACTCGTACTTCTTGCCCGATGTCATCAGCTGCATGTAGTCGACGACGATCAGCTTCAGGCCCTTCTTCTGCGACAGCCGGCGCGCCTTCGCGCGGATCTCCATCATCGTCAGGTTCGGCGAGTCGTCGATATACAAAGGGGCTTCGCTGATTTCGCTCATCCGGCGCGCCAGTCGAGTCCAGTCGTCGTCGCTCATCCGACCCGAGCGCATGTCGGCCAGCTTGATCTTCGCTTCGGCCGACAACAGCCGCATCACGATCTCCGACTTGCTCATTTCCAGCGAGAAGATCACGCTCGGCAGTTGGTGCTTGATCGAGCACGACCGCATGAAATCCAGTCCGAGCGTGGACTTCCCGACGCCCGGCCGCGCGGCGATGATGATCATCTGCCCGGGGTGCAGGCCGTTGGTCACCTCGTCGAGTTCGACGAAGCCCGTCGGCACACCGCGCGCCAACCCGCCCTGCGAGGCGATCGCGTCGATCTCGTCCATCGTCGGCTGCAGGATCTCCTCCAGCACCACGAAGTCCTCGGCCGCTCGCCGCTCGGTGACGTCATAGATCTCTGACTGCGCGCGGTCGACGATGTCGTTGACATCCGCGCCGTCGGCGCCGGCGTACCCGTACTGCACGACGCGGGTGCCCGCCTCGACCAGTCGGCGCAGCAGCGCCTTCTCGGCGACGATGCCGGCGTAGAAGCCCGCATTGGCCGCCGTCGGCACCGTCGAGATCAGGGTGTGCAGATACGGCGCCCCACCGATGCGGCGCAGCAGTCCGCGCCGGTCCAGCTCCGCGGCCACGGTCACCGCGTCGGCCGGTTCACCGCGGCCGTAGAGGTCGAGAATCGCGTCGTAGACGTTCTGGTGCGCGGGGCGGTAGAAGTCCCCGGGCCGCAGGCGCTCGAGCACGTCGGCGATGGCGTCCTTGCTCAGCAGCATCCCGCCCAGCACGGCCTGCTCGGCGGCCTGGTCCTGCGGGGGCTGGCGTCCGAAGTCCTCGCTCGGCGGCGGCGCATCCATATCCGAATGACCCAAGTCATCCACGACAGCCACGAAGCGGCTCACCCCCTTTATTCACTATCGAACGTGCATTCGATACTGCACATCGCGACTGTAAGCACCGACCCCGACAAATTCTCGGGATCGCCCGCCGACGGCCTACGCTAGACGTTGCTGGCGAGGGTGCAACCCGGCCCTGTTCATAGCCCTGTGGATCGCGTGTGGATAGCTCTGGACAGCCATGTTGAGTCGTTGTGGACAACCTGTTGATCAACCACATCACTTACTGCATCTTCGCAGCTAGGGGCACCATAAACCGGCGGGGATGCTGTGCATGAGAATTGCTCCGGCGTGTCGCCCTGGGTTGCCGGGTCGGGCGTGTTGTATTGCCGCCGGGGGGCCCGCAGGTTAACAGCTCGTAAGCTTCGCTGCGGGCTAACGATCAACAGGAGTTCGCCAGCGCGCACAGCAACGGCCGGGTGGAGGCGTATCGCGCCTCGACCCGGCCGTATTGACGCTGTCGTTACTGTCCGGCGACGACCTCGAGCGAAACCGCAGCAGCGATCTCGGGGTGCAGCCGCACCGCGATCGGGTGCGTGCCCGTCGTCTTGATGTGCGCCTTGGGCAGCTGAACGGTGCGCTTGTCCAGGTTCGGCCCGCCGGCGCTCTTGATCGCGGCGACGACGTCGGCCGTCGTCACCGAGCCGAACAGCTTGCCGCTGTCGGAAGCCGCCTTGACCGACAGCTGCACCGGGCCGAGGCCCTCGATCGCCGTCTTGAGTTCCACGGCGTGCTCGCGGCCCTTGATGGCCTTCTGCTCGCGCGCCCGACGGATCTCCTCGGCCTGGCGCTCCGCACCGCGGGACGCCGTGACGGCCAGCCCGCGCGGCACCAGATAGTTGCGGCCGTAGCCGTCCTTGACCTCGACGATGTCGCCCTGCACACCCAGGTGTTCGACGTCGGCGGTGAGAATCAGTTTCATCTTCTGTGTCCTGCCTATCGCGTCGACGAGCTGAACGGCAGCAGCGCGACCTCGCGGGCGTTCTTCACGGCGATCGCGATATCACGCTGGTGCTGAACGCAATTGCCGGTCACGCGGCGCGCGCGGATCTTGCCGCGCTCGCTGATGTACGTGCGCAGCAGCGCGGTGTCCTTGTAATCGATGGTCTGCCCCTTCTTGGAGCAGAACACGCACTTGCGGGTCTTGACCGGCTTCTCGGGAGCCGGCCGCCTCTTGGTCGAGGACTTGGCCATGTGTCTTTCTCTCTCTTACTTCTTTTCGCTGATCAGTGGTGGATCAGAAGGGTGGCTCGTCGTCGGCGCCGGAGAACGAACCCGATGCCGGGGCGCTGCCCCACGGATCGTCCTTCGGCTGCTCGGCCGGCCGCGAAGCTCCGCCGCCGCCGCCACCGCCGAATCCGCCGCCGCCTCCACCGCTGCGGCTGGCCTTGTTGACCTTCGCAGTGGCATAACGCAGCGACGGGCCGATCTCGTCGACCTCAACCTCGACGACGGTGCGCTTCTCCCCCTCGCGGGTTTCGAACGAACGCTGCTTGAGCCGGCCCTGCACGATGACCCGCGAACCGCGGGTCAGGCTCTCGGCGACGTTCTCGGCCGCCTCGCGCCAGATGTTGCAGCGCAGGAACAGCGCCTCGCCGTCCTTCCATTCGCCGCTCTGCCGGTCGTAGATGCGCGGTGTCGACGCCACGGTGAAGTTGGCGACGGCCGCACCCGACGGGGTGAAACGCAGTTCTGGGTCGGCGGTCAAGTTTCCGACGACGGTGATGGTGGTGTCACCAGCCACGATGTCCTCCTGGGCTTTGGCGGTGTGCGCGTGATAGTCGCAGGCGAGCCTACGGAAGCACTACGACGTGCACACCCCGTTCGGCTAGTGCTTGTCGGTCCGCATCACCTTGGTCCGCAGCACGGACTCGTTCAGGTTGAGCTGACGGTCCAACTCGGACACTGTCGCGGGTTCAGCCTTGACGTCGACGACGGCGTAGATGCCCTCGGCGTGCTTGGCGATCTCGTACGCCAACCGGCGCCGGCCCCAGATGTCGACCTTGTCGACGGAGCCGCCGTCCTTGCGGATGACGTTGAGAAACGTTTCCAGCGACGGAGCAACGGTGCGCTCGTCAAGGGTGGGGTCGAGGATGACCATGATTTCGTATGGACGCATGAAGACCTCATCACCTCCTACGGTCTGATCGGCCACGGACTGTCCGTGGCAGGAGGGTCGCCTGCGTCGGCAACCGGCCCAGGCTACAGGAAACCGCGCTGATCTGCGAAATCGTGCTGCGCGGCGACTTACGCTTCGACCATGTTCTCCGAGACGCGCTACGCGCTCAACGGAGACCTGCACGTCGCCTACCGCGCATCGGCACCCGGCGAGCGCGACGTCCTGTTCCTGTCGAATTGGTTCACCCATTGCGAGGTCGTGCCGGAGATGCCGTTGCTAAGCGGCTGGATCGAGGCCATGACCTCTCTCGGTCGGCTGATCTTTTTCGACCAACCCGGAACGGGCGCGTCCGACCCCGTCGCCCGGGGCGCCGAGGCCACGCTCGAGCAGTGGACCGACAGCATCAGCGCGGTGCTCGATGACCTCGGCAGCCCCGAGGCGGTCCTGATCGCCGTCGACGGAGCCTTCGCGACCGGTGCGCTGTTCGCGGCGACGCATCCGTCGCGCACAACCGCTCTGGTATCGCTCGAGGGGTACGCGGATGTGTTCGTCGACGACACCCGGACAGACGCGCGCACCGACATGCTGTCCCTGTGGGGAAGCGGCGAATTGCAGCGCCTGATCAACCCGGACATGCCCTGGAATGAAGAGATTCGGGCGTCATGGGCGCGGATGGAGCGGCTGGCGGCCAGCCCGGGAGTCGCGGCAACCATGCTGCCCTTCGTTGCGGAGATGAACGTCCGCGCCGTCCTTCCGAGCGTGCGCGTACCGACACTCGTCCTGCAGCACGCCGACGATCCGTACATCACTCCCGCGATGGGTCGCGACATCGCACACCTCATACCGGATGCGGAATATGTTGAGCTGCCCGGCAGTAACATGTACCACTTCGTCGAGCCGTGGCGCGAGTCGTTCCAGGTGATCGCCGAATTCGTCACGGGCGAACAGGCATCCGTCGCCGACGAGCGCGTGCTGGCGACGGTGCTGTTCACCGACATCGTGGACTCGACCCGTCGCGCGTCGACCATCGGCGACCGCGACTGGCACGCCCTGCTCGACGCCCACGACGCCGTCGTGCGCGCACAACTGACCCGTTACCGCGGCCGCGAAGTCAACCGAACCGGCGACGGCTTCCTCGCCATGTTCGACGGACCACAACGAGCCATCCGCTGCGCCATGGCCATTCGCGACGCCGTGCGCGCCCTCGGCATCGAAATCCGCGCCGGCCTGCACACCGGTGAATGCGAAGTCCGCGGCGACGACATCGGCGGCATCGGGGTGCACATCGGC
The window above is part of the Mycolicibacterium rutilum genome. Proteins encoded here:
- a CDS encoding single-stranded DNA-binding protein, whose amino-acid sequence is MAGDTTITVVGNLTADPELRFTPSGAAVANFTVASTPRIYDRQSGEWKDGEALFLRCNIWREAAENVAESLTRGSRVIVQGRLKQRSFETREGEKRTVVEVEVDEIGPSLRYATAKVNKASRSGGGGGGFGGGGGGGASRPAEQPKDDPWGSAPASGSFSGADDEPPF
- the rpsF gene encoding 30S ribosomal protein S6, translated to MRPYEIMVILDPTLDERTVAPSLETFLNVIRKDGGSVDKVDIWGRRRLAYEIAKHAEGIYAVVDVKAEPATVSELDRQLNLNESVLRTKVMRTDKH
- a CDS encoding adenylate/guanylate cyclase domain-containing protein is translated as MFSETRYALNGDLHVAYRASAPGERDVLFLSNWFTHCEVVPEMPLLSGWIEAMTSLGRLIFFDQPGTGASDPVARGAEATLEQWTDSISAVLDDLGSPEAVLIAVDGAFATGALFAATHPSRTTALVSLEGYADVFVDDTRTDARTDMLSLWGSGELQRLINPDMPWNEEIRASWARMERLAASPGVAATMLPFVAEMNVRAVLPSVRVPTLVLQHADDPYITPAMGRDIAHLIPDAEYVELPGSNMYHFVEPWRESFQVIAEFVTGEQASVADERVLATVLFTDIVDSTRRASTIGDRDWHALLDAHDAVVRAQLTRYRGREVNRTGDGFLAMFDGPQRAIRCAMAIRDAVRALGIEIRAGLHTGECEVRGDDIGGIGVHIGARVSALAAPNEVLVSSTLRDLVIGSGLQFDEHGTHELKGVPGEWRLYAVAT